One Fuerstiella marisgermanici DNA window includes the following coding sequences:
- a CDS encoding M56 family metallopeptidase yields the protein MSEDRLAQLLVTQAWQIALLTVVVAITVKLLATKRPRLAHLLWLIVVVKCVTPPVWSHSCGLFSQLSSSITSRRAVPDSVVAKPSIKKVNVGPDSFTFPTEAPAYRPDSASEIIAASSEVVVSRWKPTSASNSARNQLWSWLWWSLVAGMLVSAVVLTTKFVRCLRRIRSQRVTEFDDVLERLVKDLSQQLKLRRTPRVIVSDVRFGPAVLGVFRHLIVLPRCLVEGMVDSVSSGNGEHSLRPILAHELLHIRRGDLWVGALQAAVRCLWWFHPAVWIVNRMLSRETERCCDEQVVEELGCSPMQYAKSLLAVIESKHRLQPVPVFPGMKPVEITSKRMERIMSLTQGSRTRMSWWSVVAVLLFAVVVLPGAVIGQRADEVSLETAATLAAATTDKKQTDSHRGEPAGVPKAETAEYAVGDLLEQLAKQKLLTPESAKRFLLKDLTQAAGHSCAKSRGTEIVRVEGEQECKPFNGLTIQYSSLAVWKNDTFVVTHEAAGHARIRERLAQFRKYGFGMVRINATVIHGPTEVVNSLITDWSVVPTDLADSATSAGGENVLLPEISSDSPIQQVGHITESVQKSRPVLLKIVDEAAATALREKAQTSAKINTQPFPASSTWNGDERRIRDCVIRPFVVGFDDDKPQFRHLADGLAINVRPEIQDNGILLTCAVEVSEITGVQTERLSQTIDGKSVSVQVPETRMMRLNSQVRMQPGQTLVIGGLRWKDGDDPEESLLVLVQAEPVEADNNQANETAVTGRKDAQDVPKTNSDNANVDRLRDAPQSGQKTWSELAAQRKGVDSDAGVSDEWKRGGATDGITVMGAVRKPGYCEYPDTGIRLLDAIAQAGGTKEPADDDVVLRRPLAHGGTAVIVVSLKRAREDATNNLFLGPGDVVVVEQLARGSHGTILPPAPVHIDQKMREKLNQKVSLHFDHAPMQEVIEMISKDCGVNVTIDSGATKTAGSPDVLSASRATVSIDVDGISLNSALHHLCTGSGLKFRVQNGAINIFRPKLKSRFTARVYPVGDLVVPIPSSVPGKDNAELQQADFSGLVELIKTTIQPGTWGDGGGSVAPNENTLSLIVRQTDDVHEQVMELLIQLRELQDVQISTEYRVIQFNTPEQLQWLEDHVTFQQRPGSHSWALLPLDRDSGEGFPLDGHGKTLSAPKITTFVGQEASLEVGGGSDFKLTLMSAARPRRGDRLLELSYAVPRENGRRSMQPQPLINQIIGNGQTLLLDVTETAKPVGRRFLDSSLSQAERIKAEREQNERIKLAKKRRGRIIVAITPKIIRQQDEEELILGTP from the coding sequence ATGTCTGAAGATCGACTGGCCCAGCTTCTGGTGACTCAGGCGTGGCAGATCGCTTTGCTGACCGTTGTTGTAGCCATTACCGTAAAACTGTTGGCAACCAAGCGGCCTCGGCTGGCGCACCTATTGTGGCTGATCGTGGTTGTGAAGTGCGTGACGCCGCCGGTGTGGAGTCATTCGTGCGGATTGTTCAGTCAGCTGAGTAGCTCGATCACTTCAAGGCGAGCGGTTCCGGATTCAGTCGTCGCGAAGCCATCAATCAAGAAGGTTAACGTTGGTCCGGATTCATTCACTTTTCCAACTGAAGCACCGGCGTACCGACCAGACAGTGCCAGCGAGATTATTGCGGCGTCATCGGAAGTCGTCGTTTCACGCTGGAAGCCGACCAGCGCGAGCAACTCCGCACGGAACCAGTTGTGGTCGTGGCTGTGGTGGTCACTCGTCGCAGGAATGCTGGTCAGTGCGGTTGTGCTGACGACGAAGTTCGTGCGCTGCCTGCGACGAATTCGTTCTCAACGTGTGACCGAATTCGACGACGTCCTCGAACGGCTCGTGAAAGACCTGAGCCAACAACTCAAGCTGCGACGGACACCGCGAGTCATCGTTTCGGATGTCCGATTTGGCCCAGCGGTGCTCGGGGTTTTTCGGCACTTGATTGTGCTGCCGCGATGTCTGGTCGAGGGAATGGTCGATTCAGTGAGCTCGGGCAATGGTGAACATTCACTTCGGCCGATTCTGGCTCACGAGCTGTTGCACATCCGGCGCGGCGACTTGTGGGTGGGAGCGTTGCAGGCGGCGGTGCGTTGTTTGTGGTGGTTCCATCCAGCGGTCTGGATCGTAAACCGCATGTTGTCTCGCGAAACCGAACGCTGCTGCGACGAACAGGTCGTGGAAGAACTTGGCTGTTCGCCGATGCAGTACGCAAAAAGTCTGCTGGCAGTGATTGAAAGCAAGCATCGCTTGCAACCCGTCCCCGTTTTTCCCGGCATGAAGCCTGTGGAAATTACATCCAAACGAATGGAGAGAATTATGTCGCTGACACAGGGAAGTCGAACGCGAATGTCATGGTGGAGTGTTGTAGCCGTGCTGCTGTTTGCGGTGGTCGTGCTGCCAGGAGCGGTGATCGGGCAACGCGCGGACGAAGTGTCCTTGGAAACCGCTGCCACGCTTGCTGCGGCCACGACCGATAAGAAGCAAACAGATTCCCACCGGGGCGAACCTGCCGGCGTGCCGAAAGCGGAGACGGCTGAATATGCTGTGGGTGACCTCTTAGAGCAACTTGCGAAGCAGAAGTTGCTTACTCCTGAGAGCGCTAAGAGATTTCTGCTCAAAGATCTAACTCAGGCCGCTGGACACTCGTGCGCCAAATCGCGAGGCACTGAAATCGTCCGCGTTGAGGGCGAGCAGGAATGCAAACCGTTCAACGGACTCACGATCCAATACTCGTCACTGGCGGTCTGGAAGAACGACACATTCGTCGTCACTCACGAAGCGGCGGGCCATGCGCGAATCCGCGAGCGGCTGGCACAGTTTCGCAAGTACGGTTTCGGCATGGTCCGTATCAACGCGACCGTCATACACGGCCCGACAGAAGTCGTTAACTCGCTGATCACAGATTGGTCGGTGGTTCCCACCGACCTCGCCGACTCCGCGACGTCCGCCGGTGGTGAAAACGTTCTGCTACCAGAAATTTCTTCGGATTCGCCGATTCAGCAGGTCGGTCACATCACAGAATCCGTTCAGAAGAGCCGACCGGTGCTGCTTAAGATCGTAGATGAGGCTGCCGCGACCGCTTTGCGAGAGAAGGCTCAAACCAGCGCGAAGATAAACACCCAGCCATTCCCGGCTTCATCCACATGGAACGGCGACGAAAGGAGAATTCGAGACTGCGTGATTCGACCTTTCGTCGTGGGCTTCGATGACGACAAGCCTCAATTTCGGCACTTGGCGGATGGGTTGGCGATCAACGTGCGTCCCGAAATTCAGGACAATGGAATTTTGCTGACCTGTGCGGTGGAGGTGAGTGAAATCACGGGCGTTCAAACCGAACGGCTGTCGCAAACAATTGACGGAAAGTCGGTGTCTGTTCAGGTGCCCGAGACTCGAATGATGCGTCTTAACTCTCAGGTAAGAATGCAACCGGGCCAAACGCTGGTGATTGGTGGCCTGAGGTGGAAAGATGGCGACGATCCGGAAGAATCGCTGCTGGTGTTGGTACAGGCGGAACCTGTTGAGGCCGACAATAATCAGGCGAACGAAACTGCAGTAACGGGGCGCAAAGACGCTCAGGACGTTCCTAAGACAAACTCGGACAATGCAAACGTTGACCGTCTTCGCGACGCTCCGCAATCTGGGCAGAAGACATGGAGTGAACTGGCAGCTCAACGCAAAGGCGTCGATAGTGACGCCGGAGTCTCCGACGAGTGGAAACGCGGCGGTGCGACAGATGGCATTACAGTAATGGGCGCCGTCAGGAAACCTGGCTATTGCGAATATCCGGACACGGGCATACGCCTGCTGGACGCAATTGCGCAGGCAGGCGGCACTAAAGAACCCGCAGATGATGACGTTGTACTGCGGCGACCGCTGGCCCATGGCGGTACGGCGGTCATCGTTGTGAGTCTCAAGCGTGCCAGGGAGGACGCGACAAATAATCTCTTCCTCGGTCCGGGTGATGTCGTCGTGGTAGAACAACTCGCACGAGGTTCACACGGCACAATTCTGCCACCCGCCCCAGTTCATATCGATCAGAAGATGCGGGAGAAACTGAATCAGAAGGTTTCGCTGCATTTCGATCATGCACCGATGCAGGAAGTCATTGAGATGATTTCGAAGGATTGTGGCGTGAATGTCACCATTGATAGTGGGGCGACGAAGACGGCAGGTTCCCCGGATGTTCTGTCGGCGAGCAGGGCCACGGTTTCGATCGATGTTGACGGGATATCGTTGAATTCAGCACTCCACCACCTTTGCACTGGTTCCGGGCTGAAATTTCGCGTGCAGAATGGCGCGATCAATATCTTCCGCCCGAAGCTGAAGTCACGCTTCACAGCTCGCGTCTATCCGGTGGGCGATTTGGTGGTTCCTATTCCGAGTTCTGTGCCAGGTAAAGACAACGCAGAATTGCAGCAGGCAGACTTCTCGGGGCTGGTCGAACTGATCAAGACCACAATCCAACCGGGCACTTGGGGCGATGGCGGGGGCAGTGTTGCGCCAAACGAGAATACGCTGAGCCTCATCGTGCGACAGACGGATGACGTACACGAACAGGTCATGGAGTTGTTGATACAGTTGCGTGAATTGCAGGACGTGCAGATCTCAACCGAGTATCGAGTTATTCAATTCAACACGCCCGAACAACTGCAATGGCTGGAAGACCACGTGACATTCCAGCAGCGGCCCGGAAGTCATTCATGGGCACTGCTGCCGCTGGATCGTGACAGCGGAGAAGGCTTTCCGCTGGACGGACATGGAAAGACGTTGTCGGCTCCAAAGATCACAACATTCGTCGGACAGGAAGCTAGTCTGGAAGTTGGTGGCGGAAGTGATTTCAAACTGACACTGATGTCTGCCGCTCGTCCACGCAGAGGTGACAGGCTGTTGGAGTTATCGTATGCGGTACCCCGCGAAAATGGCCGTCGCAGCATGCAACCGCAGCCATTGATCAATCAAATCATTGGCAACGGGCAGACGCTACTGTTGGACGTGACGGAAACCGCGAAGCCTGTGGGGCGGCGTTTTCTTGACAGCAGTCTGTCGCAAGCCGAACGCATCAAAGCAGAGCGGGAACAGAACGAGCGGATCAAACTGGCCAAAAAACGTCGAGGTCGCATTATCGTGGCCATCACGCCGAAGATCATTCGGCAGCAAGACGAGGAAGAGCTGATTTTGGGGACGCCGTAG